DNA sequence from the Rhodoligotrophos appendicifer genome:
GGTTAGGCTGCCGGCCAAGCCAAATTCTGCCCACAGGATTCACCATGACTGAAGACACGCTTGAACTCGCGCGGGTGCCGACCGGCATTCCAGGCCTGGACGACATTCTGGAGGGCGGGGTCCTCAAGGGAGGCGTCTATATCATCCAGGGCGCGCCCGGTGCCGGCAAGACGATCCTGGCCAATCAGATCTGTTTCGACACCATCTCCCGGGGCGGTAAAGCGGTGTTCATAACCTTGCTGGCCGAATCCCATACCCGGATGATCCAGCACCTGAGATCCATGTCGTTCTTCGATTTCTCGGCCATTCCCAACAAGCTCTATTATGTCAGCGGGTTCGACATCCTGGAGAACCAGGGGCTGAAGGGTGTGGTCGATCTCTTGCGCCGAGAAATTCTGGGCCATAAAGCCAATCTTTTGGTTCTCGACGGCTTTGGGATCACGGAAGAAGCCGCTCCCTCACAGCGCGAGTTCAAGAAGTTCATCCACGAAATCCAGAGCCATGCCGCGGCCGCCGAGTGTACCGTCATCCTGCTGACGAACGGGACGAAGCGGATCACGACTCCCGAATACACCATGGTGGACGGGCTCATCGCACTCGAAGACGAGTTCTGCGAGACTCGCGCCGAGAGGACCCTGTATGTCTCCAAGTTCAGAGGAAGCAGCTTCCTTCGGGGCCGCCACTCTTTCCGGATCACCACCGACGGGCTGGTTGTCTTCCCACGCCTGGAGGCGATCTCCGTTGCGTCCACCGATGCATCAGTGCTGCGTCCACAGCGGATGTCCTTGGGCGTCGACAGCCTGGATGCCATCTTACATGGCGGGTTGACCGCGCCGACCACGACGGGCGTGTTCGGTCCCACGGGCGCGGGAAAGACAACGCTGGGGCTGCAGTTCGTCTCGATGTGCGACGAGGACGAGCCTGGACTCTTCTTTGGCTTCTTCGAAAGCCCCGAGAGGCTGCGCGCCAAGGCTGCTGCCTTGCAGATCGACTTGGAGGGGCTTGAGGCGCGAGGCGATGTGGAGATCCTCTGGCGCCCGCTCGGCGAGCACATCCTCGATGAGCTTGGCCATGATATCCTCAGTGCCGTCCGTCGACGGAAAGTGAAGCGGCTCTTTATCGATGGCTTTGCCGGTTTCCGGCAGGCCAGCATCAATCCGGAACGCATGACCCGCTACATCTCCGCCCTTTCCAACCAGCTTCGGGGATTGGGGGTCACGACCATCATGTCCATGGAGAGCCGGGAGATCCTGGGCCATCGCATGCAGCTTCCCATCGATGGAATGTCATCTCTGTTGGAGGGGCTGATCGTCATGCGGTTCGCCGAGATCGGCGGACTGGTCGCGCGAGTGATCTCCATCACCAAGCTCCGAGACAGCGATTTCGATCCGTATCTCCGGCAATACACGATCTCAGAGAAGGGTATTCACGTTGGGGGAACCTTCACGGGGGTTGAAGCGATCCTCTCAGGCTATGGGCGCGAACCCCACGCCATCTCCAGTGATGAGTAACCGATGAGGGGCCGGAGGTTTAAGCCGTGAGGACAATCCTCATCGTCGACGACGAGTTTGGGATTGTAGACGTCCTCGTCGCTTCCTTGGAGGACGAGGGCTACCGGCTGTTCTCCGCATCGAATGGTCGCCGGGGATTGGAGAGGCTTGACGAAACCAAGCCCGACCTGATCGTTTCGGATTTCATGATGCCCCTCATGGACGGGGCGGCCATGGGAATCGAGATCCGTGACCGACCGGGCTATGACGATGTCCCCATCATCATGATGAGCTCGGTTCCCGAGAGCGCGCTGCGCCAGAGATTTGCCGGCTACCAAGCGTTTCTGCAGAAGCCTTTCCCCATTCCAGTCTTCCTCACTTTGGTCGACAAGCTGCTGGGCAAATAGGCTGACGGCGCAACAGCCCCTCGTAAGAACAAATAAGGAACTTTTTGGCGACGGGTCCGTTGACCGCGTGTTGAATGATCCACGCGAGGCGCAGATGACCAAAGCCGACGAGACCCTCCACAATCCCAAGCTCGACCCGCATCCCGGCACCAATACCGAGAAGGACCCTGACAATTGGGTCTCGGGCGATGATCCAATGACGGGCGCCCAAGCCTCCTATCTCACGACGCTGTGCGAGGAGACGGGAAAGCCCATGCCCGCGGCCGATCTGTCAAAGGCCGAGGCCTCCAAGCTCATCGATGCATTGAAGAGCGAGCTCGCCAAGAGCTCAAAATCCAACTGAGCCTTGCGGCCCTCGAAGCGCCCGCTATCGCGCCTTGGCGGCAGTCAGGGCGGCGTAGCCCCGGGCGAAGCCGTTGAGGCTGATGGGGACGGAAAAATCCCGGTTGTCGAGCGAACGGTAGGCCATGCCGAGGCTCTTGGCCTTCAGCAAAGCGTCCACCACCTCGGGCTGCATCGGGAACCTGGCCTCGCAGCGCTCGGCGCCGCAGCTCAGGAAAGGCACCGTGTAGGAGTCCTTTCCATCGATCAGCAGCCGGAGTCCGGCGGGAAGGTAGATCGGCTGGGGCGCCTGGATCACGGATATGAAGGCCGACTTCTCTCCAGGCTGGACCGTCCACATCACGACGGTCCGGTTCGATTGCTTGTCCGCCAGGCGCTGGAAGAGCAGGCAATCGCGGGGCCGCGGGCCAGGCTTTTCCGGTTCGTTGCATTGCAAGGCCCAGGCTTCGAAATCCTGGCGGACGACCTTTGGCGCCACGGGCGCCTTTGTGGTCTGAGCGCTCGGCGGTTTGCCGGTCTGGCCGCTCGGCGGCTTGCCGGTCTGGGCGCTCGGCGCCTGGGTGGTCTGGGCGCTCGCCGCCAGCGTGGTCCAGGCCATGAGGCCCATGCACAGAATCGCCGCAACGGCGCCCGCTCTAGCCTTGCACATCATCTCGGCCCTCTCGGACTGCAGAACTCGGCACCCATAGAAAAAGGTGCAGCACGGAGACCATGCTGCACCTTGATTTCATACCCGTCCCTTAGAAGCTGTAGCGCATGCCCGCATTGATCGTTCCGCCGAAGGCATCGCCGCCGAAGTAGGTCTTGCCGTCGATGAAGCCGGACAGTGCGCCGGTCCCGAGGAACTGCACGCCGAGGCCCGCTTCACCCCAAGTTCCCGACATGTCGTCGGCGGTCACGAAGCCTGCGACATTGACCTTGTTGTTGCCTTCGAACTCGTTCACGAGGCTCGCCTTGATGTAAGGCTGGATGCTGGAGCCGTCATCCTGCAGGAACTGCGTTCCCAGGCGGGCACCGAAGCGGCCGCGCAGGCTTTCGCCATTCTTCCAGTCGATCTTCACGCCGCCCATGTTCACCGTGTCGATCTCGGAGGACAGGTAGGTCAGCTGGACCTCGGGCTCGAGGAAGCTTGCCGGCGACAGGGCGAAGCGGTAGCCCGCTTCGAACGAGGCGCCGAGGTTGGTCGCGTCAGGCTTGGCCTTTCCATCGGGCACGTTCGGCACGCTGTAATCGACCTTGAGCAGATCGGCCTTGATCAGCGCATCGAAGTAGAAGGGGCCCTGGAGGTAGGTCAGGTAGCCACCGACGGTTCCACCCTCATATTTCGTCGAGGAGGGGCTGTTCTTGTAGTCGACGTCGGAGTGGAGATAGCCACCGAGGACACCCATCACCAGCACGCCCTGGCCGACATCGAAGCCGAAGTCGAAACCGCCCTGGAAGCCGAAAGTGTCCTGGCTGTATTTCACGCCATGATCGGCATCATACTTCGCCCAGTCGCCGATCGCCCGACCCCAGAAGCCGCCGACCGAACGCGGCACCACGGCGGGTGCGGGAAGATAGGCCTCCGGCATGTCGGCCACCGGAGAGATCGCCGTGCGCTGATAGGTCTGACGAAGGTCGACGGTGCGCTCGTGCCAGGCACCGGTCGTGGCATACCAGGCATTCTGCTGGGCGGTCACGACACTCGCGGTTTCGAAGACCTCGTCATCGGGATTGCTCTGCAGAACCCAGACGAGATCGGGGCGCAGGTCGAGATCATAGGTGAAGAAGCCCTTGTCGATGGGGCCGCCGACCAGGAAGAAATCGCCTTCCTGGGTATAGCCTTCGGACACGTCGACGACTTCGATGCCGCCCTTCACGTAGCCGCCGGCACCGGGGTTGGTGTCGTTGACATAGAGGGCGGTCGGGCTGCCCTCGCCGCTTGCATAGACGGTGCCGCCGATCTCGAGCACGTCCGCCGTCGATCCCTTGCCGCCGAGGAAGGCGTCCACGCCGAGCGCACCGCCGCCGATATAGTCGCTATCGGCCAGGATGATGCGGTCGCCTTCGCGGTCGTCCTGCATGTCGATGACGCCGCCGAGGCTGTTGTCGAAGACCTCGAGGTTGAAGAAGGTCACGCTCGCTGGCGCATTGCGCTCGGCCAGGGTCAGCAGGCCGCCATTGTTGAAGCGGTCGTCGCCCTCGCCGAAATCGCTGTCGCCGCGGGCGAAGACGGCGCCCGTGTTGTAGTTGTTGAAGACGTCCGTGCCGCCGCCCATGGTCATGTAGCCGGTCACGTCACCGGAATTCTCAACCACCGAGTTGGAGTCGAAATTCACGATCGCCCGGTCGTTGAGAGAGGCGATGGAGCCGAGGTTGATGAGGGTCGAGCCCGCGCCGCCATCGAAGACGACGCCCGCACCGTCGCCGGTACCGCCGATGACTTCGCTGTCCTCCGTCACATAGACGACAGCCTCGCCATTGGTGCTCTGGGCATCGATCGCCGTCGAATTCAGTCCACTCGTCGAGATCAAGCCCGCCGTATAGACACCGACATCACCGTCGCGGGTCAGGGCCACGATGCCGTCGCTGTCCTCACCGGTGGTCACGACGTCCGTGACACCGACGCCGACATTGCCGGTCGTGCTCTCGGCGAAGATGCCGTCGGAGAAGTCGCCATGGGTGTAGACCGTGGAGCCTCCGACCAGAACGTTGCTGATCGGATCGAGCGCCACGACACCGGGCGCATTGTCGCCGAAGGTCTCGACATCCATGAACAGCACCACCGCGGATCCGTAGCCCTCGGCAAGGATACCGGTGGAGAAATCGCCCTGGGTCGTCACCTGGTCGGCCTGCACGAAGACGGAGCCATCGGCGTTCTTGGCGATGATGCCGTCGGCGTCATAACCTTCCGTGGTCACCGTTCCGGCCACGACGGCTGCAAAGCCGCTATCGGTCTCGGCAACGATGCCGTCGGATTCGTCGCCAAGGGTGGACACGGTTTCCGCCACGACATAGGCGCCCTCGGCCCCTTCGGCGCGGATGCCGTTGGCTTCGTCGCCATCGGTCGAGACGCTTTCTGCGATCACCGCCGCAGTGCCGTTGGGCGCGATGGCCAGGATGCCGTCGCTGTCATAACCTTCGGTGTCGACCACTCCGGCCACGACGAAGGCGTCCTCCTCGAAGCTCAGGGCAAGGATGCCGTTGGAATAATCGCCCAAGGTCGTCACCGTCTCGACGACGACAACCGCGTCACCATCATCCGCAAGGGCAACGATGCCGTCGGCGTCATCGCCCTCGGTATCGACGGATCCGGCGAAGACATAGCTGCCGTAGTCGCCGACCGCGAGGATCCCGGTCGCGTCGTCGCCATTGGTGGAAACGCTGTCGGCCAGAACGATGGCCGTGCCATCTGTGGCAATGGCCAGGATGCCGTCGGCATCGAAGCCTTCGGTATCGACGATACCCGCGGCCACAAAGACATTGGCGTCGTAGCTGATGGCCCGGATGCCGTTGGCGTCGTCGCCATTGGTGGAGACGCTTTCTACGGCCACACCCACATTGCCATTGGCGCGGGCGACGATGCCCTCGGCGTCCTCACCCTCGGTGTCGACCGTGCCGGCCAGGACATAGGCGCCCTCGTCGCCGACGGCCACGATGCCCGTCGCATTGTCGCCATTGGTGGCCACGCTGTCCGCAAGCACGATGGCCGTGCCCTCACGAGCGAGCGCCAGGATACCGTCGGCATTCTCGCCTTCAGTGTCGACGGTGCCCGCCGCTACGAAGACGTTCGCATCTTCGCTCTCGGCGCGGATGCCGTTGGCGTCGTCGCCATTGGTGGAGACGCTGCCGGCGCCGACGCCGACATTGCCATTGGCGCGGGCAACGATGCCCTCGGCGTCCTCACCCTCGGTGTCGACCGTGCCGGCCAGGACATAGGCGCCCTCGTCGCCGACGGCCACGATGCCCGTGGCGTTGTCGCCGTTGGTGGCGACCTCGTCGGCCAGCACGATGGCCGTGCCGTTGCGGGCAAGCGCCAGGATGCCGTCGGCGTTCTCGCCTTCGGTGTCGACGGAGCCCGCGGCCACGAAGACGTCGCCGAACCGGCTCTGAGCCCGAATGCCGTTGGCGTCTTCGCCATTGGTCGAGACGCTGCCGGCGCCCACGCCAACAGTGCCATTGGCGAGAGCCACGATGCCTTCGCTGTCTTCGCCCTCGGTGTCGACCGTGCCGGCCAGGACAAAGGCGCCCTCATCACCGAGCGCGAGAATGCCCGTCGCATCATCGCCATTCGTCGCGACTTCGTCGGCCAGCACCAC
Encoded proteins:
- a CDS encoding DUF3072 domain-containing protein; the encoded protein is MTKADETLHNPKLDPHPGTNTEKDPDNWVSGDDPMTGAQASYLTTLCEETGKPMPAADLSKAEASKLIDALKSELAKSSKSN
- a CDS encoding invasion associated locus B family protein; the encoded protein is MMCKARAGAVAAILCMGLMAWTTLAASAQTTQAPSAQTGKPPSGQTGKPPSAQTTKAPVAPKVVRQDFEAWALQCNEPEKPGPRPRDCLLFQRLADKQSNRTVVMWTVQPGEKSAFISVIQAPQPIYLPAGLRLLIDGKDSYTVPFLSCGAERCEARFPMQPEVVDALLKAKSLGMAYRSLDNRDFSVPISLNGFARGYAALTAAKAR
- a CDS encoding ATPase domain-containing protein, yielding MTEDTLELARVPTGIPGLDDILEGGVLKGGVYIIQGAPGAGKTILANQICFDTISRGGKAVFITLLAESHTRMIQHLRSMSFFDFSAIPNKLYYVSGFDILENQGLKGVVDLLRREILGHKANLLVLDGFGITEEAAPSQREFKKFIHEIQSHAAAAECTVILLTNGTKRITTPEYTMVDGLIALEDEFCETRAERTLYVSKFRGSSFLRGRHSFRITTDGLVVFPRLEAISVASTDASVLRPQRMSLGVDSLDAILHGGLTAPTTTGVFGPTGAGKTTLGLQFVSMCDEDEPGLFFGFFESPERLRAKAAALQIDLEGLEARGDVEILWRPLGEHILDELGHDILSAVRRRKVKRLFIDGFAGFRQASINPERMTRYISALSNQLRGLGVTTIMSMESREILGHRMQLPIDGMSSLLEGLIVMRFAEIGGLVARVISITKLRDSDFDPYLRQYTISEKGIHVGGTFTGVEAILSGYGREPHAISSDE
- a CDS encoding response regulator, translated to MRTILIVDDEFGIVDVLVASLEDEGYRLFSASNGRRGLERLDETKPDLIVSDFMMPLMDGAAMGIEIRDRPGYDDVPIIMMSSVPESALRQRFAGYQAFLQKPFPIPVFLTLVDKLLGK